From Homalodisca vitripennis isolate AUS2020 chromosome 1, UT_GWSS_2.1, whole genome shotgun sequence, the proteins below share one genomic window:
- the LOC124370124 gene encoding programmed cell death protein 6-like, whose amino-acid sequence MSQFMSPMPSREFLWDIFQRVDKDRSGYISADELQIALSNGTWTPFNPETVRLMIGMFDKESRGTVSFEDFGALWKYVTDWQNCFRSFDNDNSGNIDKNELNQALTTFGYRLSPNTVDTLLRKFDRFGRGTILFDDFIQCCIILYTLTSAFRQHDTDQDGVIQIHYEQFLNMVFSLKI is encoded by the exons atgtcCCAATTCATGTCGCCAATGCCTTCAAGAGAATTCCTTTGGGATATTTTTCAgag aGTGGATAAAGATCGTAGTGGTTACATTTCTGCAGATGAGCTACAAATTGCCTTGTCAAATGGCACTTGGACTCCTTTCAATCCAGAAACAGTTCGTCTCATGATTG GTATGTTTGACAAGGAGAGTCGTGGTACTGTGTCATTTGAAGATTTTGGGGCCTTATGGAAATATGTGACGGATTGGCAAAACTGTTTCCGTTCGTTTGACAATGACAACTCCGGTAACATTGACAAGAACGAGCTGAACCAAGCTTTGACAACTTTCGGCTACAGACTGAGCCCCAACACTGTGGACACACTGCTGCGCAAGTTCGACAGGTTCGGGCGAGGCACTATCCTCTTCGACGACTTCATTCAGTGCTGCATTATATTATAT ACCTTGACTTCAGCATTCCGGCAACACGATACAGACCAAGATGGTGTCATCCAGATCCACTATGAGCAGTTCCTCAACATGGTGTTCAGTCTCAAGATATAA